The stretch of DNA TGGTCAACTGTCTGGTGATTACTGTCATTCATCAGAGACATGTCTGTATGTCTCTGTGGGTCCTAATAATGTAACCAACTATTAATGTATCGTCAATAGTTTACCTACTTGTGCATCTCTCAAAACACGGTAATGAGTACctggaaataataataacaattaatttctaACAGAGAATTTTAGATAAACCGAAAAgagctaaaaatattttatctgacccgggaatcgaactcaacTTTTCTTTGGCATTGGCACTTGCAAACAGTggatcttatttttttttatgggacaagcccgccattTACTCCCATACTGCTACAACTCTTTTTTTATGAACTTGGCCCAAACTAGATTTGTGTGTCGTGAGTAACACATCACACACAAACCCGAAGCAACAACTTGTGAAATTGCTCAGTGCGGAAATCGGACCCCCTTTGTTCAGTAATTGCATTTCTTAGGTCCGATTTACATGTACGAAAAAACATTGTTTGAAACCTTTTGACTAGGTACtctattaatacatacatacatatcgtcacgcccttaatccccgaaggggtaggcagaggtgcacgttatggcacgtaatgccactgtacaatgtacacccactaagTTAGGGGTGATTACTCCATTAACATGATATATATCTTCCCTTACCACATCTCACAGCTCTTCATAGAAGGCGACCCTGGTCTTGGTCGACCCTTGCTTCAGCCTCCGCAGCGTGGAGTACTTGTTGTCGCCAGCCCTGGTCTGCTCCTCATGCAGCCTGTCCAGGGTAGCAGTAGACTGGTCTACTCGCAGTACCGAGAACTCGCAACGTAGCTCGTCTAACTGTTGCTGTAGATGCTTCGATTTTGCTAGGTATTCCACTctggaaagaaaaataatcaacatcatcatcaccTCGTgagagtccactgctggactataaaCCTCCTCCCTAAACAAGATGAGGTTACCGAAGTtccacccccccccccctcgtCCCTAAATTTCCAATCCCcgaaagaccggcaacgcacttgtcttTTAGTGTTGCGCAATTGTACccatttgcttaccatcaggtaatccgtttACTCGTTTGCTAGCCAATGACATAAAACGTATCATGTTTATCAGAGAAAGCTGTTGCCTGGTTTCTAGTACATAATGTAGACCCTTAGTCACCCGCGGGACGAGTAGGAGACTTGGCAAATGTATTCTACGATGTCATAAATTCAAAAAGTATAAAGAAGTAGTaatttccgcgcggtttcaccagcttctcgactcctattgatcgtagcataTTGTTTAAGCATAGCCCCTCACGTAAATGTATTAtctaaaaagaatattaatttcaaaccagtagttagcgcgttcaaataaacataatattactatgatagacttgtatataaaattctctCTTTACCTCTCCTTCTCAATCTCGAGAGACAGCCGATGTATATGAGGGTCGGAGTCATCAGGTACAAGTTGGTACGAGTTGAGCTCGGGCTCCGTGACGGTGGCGGTGCCGTTCTGCAGGACTTCGCCCCCGAGCTCCGCTGGTAACGAACACGTCGACGGGAACAAACTGGACGGGACTGTCGATGACTGGAAAGTGACggagtaattttatttttaaccttcttgaaaattatagtttttacttagtaaaagtagctctaacagtacccttagtagttTGGTTTGCTTtcaacgagattgaaacgagaaagcgttcggcgctctgattggttgtttcatttgcgccggccaatcaTCAGCGCCTAAcgggctctcgtttcgatctcgttgaacgtaaagctaactcgtaatAAGGGTGCCGTAGTTTGTGTGAGTATCCCATAGTAGGATCTCTGTGATTGTTCTGTGTTGTGGGTTATTTGACTATAATGTTTAAATGCTTATTATAATGGCACGGTAAATTGACTGGAGAAAGATCGTTGAAAAGAACCAACGGCtttctgagggcttagtacgagtttgtacGAGAGGGCGTTCGACATCTGAtttgttggttcattcgcgctggccaatcagagtgccgaacgcgctctcgtttctccttcgttgaacgtaaagcaaactcgtactaagggtactgcagTAAGAGGTGTCAACCCAACACAGAATTTCAAGGTTCCAAGCAAttcaaaatatcatttttagCTTGATATGGGCATCAAAACTGCATCCCATAGCACAAAATCAACAAGCCACTAACTATTCAAAACGTAACAAAATTCAAGCACAATGCTCACCGGAGGACCAAGATCCCAGGATCCATTATAAGTATCATTCAAATAGCTGATCAACTTCTCGCTGGACTGCTTCTCAGTCATCTTAGTCTCCAACTCCTCAAACTTCCTCGAAGGCTTGCTGACGGGTGGCAGGGACCCGGTGGAAGTCCTGCTTAGGAAGTTTAGGAGCTTTTCCTTCGCTTGCTTTTCAGCCATCCTGGCTGCTACCAGTTCAGCTTTTAATCTTTCTGCTTCTGCTGCCCGCTTCTCTGATTCTTCTACTAAACGCGCTGTTAGATATTCTGCTTCGCGCGTCTTCCTTTCTAAGTGTACCTGGTGGAGGAAATATTGTGTGTTATTTGTTATTGTCAATGTGATGTTCATAACAAGAACTGTTATGCGCAAAGAAATTACAATGCGCATCATTGCGCAACTTATATGCGCAAAATTTAGAATTTATTCTGTATCTTAAGATCAATCAGTTGTCATTAGATTTTGATGGTATCCGTCATGCACTGGAAGCCATTACAaatcattaagaaaaaaaaaaaacgtttacgACTAAACAAAGACCTTTTTCTCAAGGGGTATTACCATAATCCCCACATTTGGAAGACGGCTTAGGGATTGGAGTTAGGTCACAgaaactttgtaagatattGTTGTACATCATTCATTGATTCATTTAGGTTTCATGCCCTGGTCAACTACTACCAGTAGGcttatcacacacacacacataacttcacgccttttatccccgaaggggtaggcagaggtgcacattacgacacgtaatgccgctatacaatgtatgtacactcacttttcaccacttttgttataagtcccatgtaataggtggtgagcctattgccatatactggacacaattccagacaccgtgctaatactgagaaattttcgaaaatccgaaaaaagcccagcaatactttgcccgaccagggaatcgaacccgagaccccttgttcggcaatcTTATCATTATTCTTATAAACAATGTCTACTCCTACCTTCTCCTCCTCAGTCTTGATAGCAGATAGCCGGAGCCTGGCGTTCTCTCGTTCAGCGTCGGCTGCCTTCTGCGCTAGAAGGGAAGCTTCTTCTTCTGCGACTCTTCCCTTCTCTGCTAGAAGCTCAGCCGTCTCTTCTGAACGACGCTGTAAAGATGAGATACATGAAGAAGATTTAGATCATCGGTTTCGCTCAcgaaaacaaaatcttaataaattatatacctaAATCTTTCTCAAGAATCACACTACTGATAATTATGAGTCCCGATTTGGTTCGAAACTAGTTGGATCGTAATGGAATAGCAGACGTATAACGAAATCATAAGCAATCAGAATCGCCCATTGATAACCGCAACACctgtggcgttacaagtgtatatcgtaagcgttatttcacgctCACAGTTTTCTGTGGgggcgtggtatcacttcgatcTAGCGGACCAATTCGTGCCAAAACAAGTTCAGTTCATGTAACCTGGTAGTTATAAATCCCGGTAGTAGCCTCAAAAACTACTCGCAtcctttaataattattaaaggaTGCGATAGTTATGTACAGTTAGTTAGTTTAAGTagttatgtaaattataatttacataattttgtcgtgaatatttatttaaaccaagccggtaatcgagcagacgtattacctgatggtaagcaatcgccgccgcccatggacacttgaaacaccagaggcgttacaagtgcgttgccggctttttgggagttaggaatttaagggttgttgttcgggaattggggatggggaagattgggaagggggaattgggcctccggtaacctcactcacacaacgaaacacaacgcaagcgttgtttcacgtcggttttctgtgaggccgtggtatcactccggttgagccggcccattcgtgccgaagcatggctctcccacacttaaaaaatattctaatatgtTTACACACAGTATACAAGTACATAGATTACTTACAAGTGCATCGTTGGCGAGTCGTATTTCCTCCTGGTACTGCCGGAGCCGCTGTTCCATGGCCTGTCTCTCGCGCTCCGCCGCCTCGCGCAATTGTTTCTCCCGCGCTAGCTTGTTGCGCTCTATCTGACGACGCTGGAATGTAACGCGTATTGTTAGTGGAATAAGGGTCAAAATTGCTTGAGTATCGTACTAAGTACTGTCATATTCTGTAACGGTTGATATTAATAACtgatttcaatacaaaatgagACATCCATATAAGTTTTGACAGAAACTAATAGAAGTAACATCTAAAATCGATCTAGATTTATCTCGGTTTTGCGCATAACAAGAATATCTTTACATGATAATGACAGTGGTATGTTGTACCTGTTTCTCTTCCTTGGCTTGTGCCTTCATTTGCTGCACCTCCATGGTGTCAGGCTTCCGTCTCCTCATGTACAAGTCGTGGTTACCGATACACAAGTCCAGTATCTGAAAGAGtataaaagaaacataatttcatcatcattattatcaacagCCTGGTAGTGCTGACCTCTTCTTgtaaggagaaggtttgagcattaatcaccatgcttgctcaatgcgggttggcgatttcaaatttataattagaaattataagacctggtttcctcatgatgtttttcGATTACCGTtagtcaatggtgtctaaataatcttagaacatacataaaactcggaaaacgtcacattagtacacatattacatacacattaatattgtaatatttgattacacattcaaaagtgccttcccagtctatttgagataaataattatgactatgattttggtactttgccgttagtaggtttcgagcccgcacccttgtacatgagaagcgggccaccacgaccttacacagatattaattttacatgTACTCACCAATTTATTCATTCCTTTAGGCGAGAAGAATATGAAGTTATTGGTGGTCTTCTCAACGAACTTGATGACGAACTTCTTGTCGTCGAACGAGATGTGCTTGATCTCGGACCACGGGAATGTAGTCTTCGGAGTCAGCTTGTTGTCCTTCTCGTAAATATTCAGACCCAACGCTGTCACCCCCAGGTATAACTCTGTCTCTTTCTTGTTCTGGAAAAGAGGAAAGTTAAATTTgtattaacatacatacatatcgtcacgcctttaatccccgaaggggtaggcagaggtgcacattatggcacgtaatgccactgtgtacatccacttttcacaatttatgttgtaagtcccatgtaaggtggtgagcctattgccatataccgggcacatttccagactccgtgctaccactgagaaattttcgaaaaaccgaaaaaagctcagtaatacttcgcccgacccgggaatcgaacccgagactccttgcccggcagtcgcacttacgaccactcagccaacgaggcagcagAGGCAAACAACAAAacttcattagcacgcgcgcgtaaagttccGAAATAcgtactagtcttccgatatcACGGCGCGGCCTTGCTGCTGATCATGCAAAAGCTagcgcgcgcgaaattttgttgttttgttattgtgataaaaataaaactaattagtatacaaaaaagtttctttgggaaagttgtttgtaatcgtgagtacaatcacgtgtttaaatatcggtcactaattaccagtcaccctatataggtCTGAAAGCATAATGTATTAGTTTATGGGCCACGGTCGTGGCTTGAAAGTGATCGAGCTACCTCGAGAGTCAAAGTGCAGTTTCGTAGCTTTCTTACTAAGtagtttattagattttcgact from Spodoptera frugiperda isolate SF20-4 chromosome 11, AGI-APGP_CSIRO_Sfru_2.0, whole genome shotgun sequence encodes:
- the LOC118275153 gene encoding merlin, producing MPQFRRKKASKSFPVKVCTLDAELEFNLEWRATGRDLFDLVCRTIGLRETWFFGLQFEDTKHFISWLKLDKRVQDQCVSQMPGTPFMLLCKLYPEDVAEELIQEVTQHLLFLQVKQAILSMDIYCPPEASVLLASYAVQAKYGDYDESAYKPGMLASEDLLPQRVIDQYQMTPEMWEDRIKIWYADHKGMSRDEAEMEYLKIAQDLDMYGVNYFAIKNKKETELYLGVTALGLNIYEKDNKLTPKTTFPWSEIKHISFDDKKFVIKFVEKTTNNFIFFSPKGMNKLILDLCIGNHDLYMRRRKPDTMEVQQMKAQAKEEKQRRQIERNKLAREKQLREAAERERQAMEQRLRQYQEEIRLANDALRRSEETAELLAEKGRVAEEEASLLAQKAADAERENARLRLSAIKTEEEKVHLERKTREAEYLTARLVEESEKRAAEAERLKAELVAARMAEKQAKEKLLNFLSRTSTGSLPPVSKPSRKFEELETKMTEKQSSEKLISYLNDTYNGSWDLGPPSSTVPSSLFPSTCSLPAELGGEVLQNGTATVTEPELNSYQLVPDDSDPHIHRLSLEIEKERVEYLAKSKHLQQQLDELRCEFSVLRVDQSTATLDRLHEEQTRAGDNKYSTLRRLKQGSTKTRVAFYEEL